TCCCTACAGTCCCACCAGAAAGTATAATCGACATGTTGATGGATGGTATTCAGATGTTAGGACTCATACTTGATATCTTGCTGTCTAAGAAGCCTTTATATAAGAAGCTGGTTCCCATATATTGAAGGAGATTGGCTACCTAATTACATTGGAAAGGAAATTAATATATGACTCGTTAATCTttctgttccaagtttgatgtAAACATATCATGATGCATGCTTGAGTTCAAACAAAGATGTGATGAAAACTTGAATTAGACTTAATACGTCCAGGTGTCAAAGCGAACAACCATGCATCATGCTATTTTATGAAATCGAGTGCATTAAGTAGTCACCAATCATGATATGAGGGTTATGCTCGTGATGACGCTTTGTACTTCCAAGCGGCAAAGTATAAATAGGAGTTACATGTGCTAGATTACAGATACCGGAGTTTGTGATAATAGACCCCTCGAAGGTGGTGTTTAATGCTAAAAAGTGTAGCAGAGTCTaccgatatatatatatatatatatatgctagaTTAGATAACTAATGTGATCTGCATGAATCAATCATGGTATAAGAATTGCCAGTGCTGATACCTTCATGTTATGTTAAAAAAGAGAGGTTCCAAATGAGCATGCATGGAACAAATGGAAACAAATCACTATAGTGAATAGATTGCAAATCATTTTAGATCAGCTAGCCATTGTAGTTTGAACACTTGTGATATATTGACCACATTAAAATGCTTAAGCAATCTGCAGGATACTGGATCTAATGATAAACAAGAAACATGCAGTTTCATAAGAGGGATAATTCCTTGTAGAAATGCATGGGATCCAATACTCTCATGGCCATGTGGGCTGAAGAACATATTAGATATCAATGGCAAGTCACTAGTGGAGACACTTGTCATATTATGAAGGACTTGCCATGGCTGCTTTAGAAGCTGTTGAATCATTGGCTCATGGGCAGAGTGAGGACGTAATTCTGCACTTAATGCATGAAGAAAAGGATCCTGGTTTTGCAGCCATTTTCGCAAACCTCTTCTTGTTTCCAGCAGGGTTTCTTCATAAATGCTGAgcttgttatttttcttttcatggatGAAAAATAGAATGACCGGAAGCCAGAAGCGCTCTCAAGAACCAGTGCTTAAACAACGTTTATCTACTAGAACAGTTTTGGTTGGCCTGGCTTGACAGTTCATAGTTGCAAAGTCCCTGTTTGGAATCATAAGAGGCAGCAATAAGTAGACAAATAATATGCAAGAGATGACTTGGTAAATAGTTAGGATGCAACCACATTTGGAATTGGCACcgtcttcaagttgaaattatgATACAACGAGAAGAAAGATTGCTGGAAATGCTCCATAAGAGGAAGCACGTCCTAGATGCTAAACATAAAAGTAAAGAATTTGTGAAGGGTTACTTGGTATCAGAATGTAGCTCATTGTTCAGCTGGTTATCGTGaaccataaaaaaataaaaaataaaaaaaatcccagTTTCCTCAAAATATTTCTAGATTCACAAGCTGATACGAAAAGGGAATCTGAATATGATGAGAaaatcgagaaaaaaaaaagtagtaaGAGGAAGTTGATTAGTGGCAGATACTAAATCCGCCAAATCAATGTGACCCCAAAAACTTTAGAATAGcaataatggagagttggtggcTTACATTTTTTATACGAAAATGAGGGAAAGGGCCCATGGAACATGAATACTTGCAGTTTGGGCTGCTAAGaagtcacaaaaaaaaaaagacaacgcGCAACACGTTCCtctttttattgttatcattcAGTATGgtaataaaatcctatttggtTCTCATCTGCCAAATGGTACTAAGCATGTAACAAGCTTGAGAGAAATGGGTCATCAGTCAGTCCATCTAGAGTAGACTACTCTCGAATCTCAATTAAGATGACAGAATATAGTTCAGATGAAAAGTGACATGAAAAAGGATGATTCTTAAACCATTTTGAAAATGAACCCCAAAGGGCAGATGAGAAGGAAGAAATAGGCAAACATAGTACTTTGAGATCTGCATAAGCAGAAGAATGATAAAAGGATCTAGCCCTTTAAGTGATAAAGAATCGAGCGCTTCAAAATTTATGCAAATAGATAGATGATAAAGTATAGAGTTCATTAAGATCTGTGCAAGTGGATAAATTACAAAGGACAAAGCAGATTGCGAAAAAATCatgatttgatttttttattttattaattgtgCTAGAATCCAGATAGACCCGTGAATTCTATTGCAATGAAAATAAGATTTTGATGggtaattaaattttttattttttgggggtCTAAATTTAACTGCCCCAAATTGGAAGGAAGTAAAGTACATAGCGGAAAGTTTCTAAGGTCAACCGCCTCTGTAGGAAAAAGCCACGGCAAAATTAATACGATCAATgcataaattttttctttttttttgaaaatgttGAGAGGACAACACGATcaaaaaagaaacttaaaaaacaAAACATGAAAACCAAATATAAAATCGAATCTTCCAAAACTCAGATGAAATTTTTTGATAATGTCAGATCGGATTGATCCACGCACGAAAACAAAAATAAACCGAAGAAATTGTTGAACTAAGAAATTGTCGAAGAGGACGAGAATTGCATCTTCCTTTCTCCCAAACAAAACCCTCggactttttcttttcaatcTATTTCGCCGCTCGGTGAGCCTCTCTTTGTTTAATCATAGAATCAACCCGTTTTCTTCTAAAGGAATATCCTAGTTTTGGCCTGATCCAAATATCCAATCTATAGACCTATTGAATTAAAAAACCtatataaatctttttttttctccccacAGAATTTGGGCCGGCGAAGAATTGAGTTTGATACGTGGCTTACTTAAATATACTATGTAATCTATGGTTCTATAATAAATTCAGTTCAATTTTATTAGATTTTTCAAACAAAACCCTTAGTATACCATGATGACCCGGCGAGCACAACTTATTATGACTTAGGTGTTTCATCTTTTAATTGTCGGGGCCTACGGCAGGGAAGCATCCTGTAGAATCCTGTCAGCTGGATCTGAAGTGACAAATAACAACAAGGCATGGCAAATATTGCATCCCTCGCGTGAAAGATTTTGTGAACCCCACAAACATTTATTACACGCTTTGGAGCGTCCGCTACAATAAATGTTATCTGGGCCCGTATATTATAGACTAAGCAACTCTGACACTCAACCAACCCCTTGCCGCACAAATTCTCCTAATAAGTTGAACCGGACTCCCTTCATTTAAAGGCGGAGACAAAACTTTGGACCATCTGACAAAACTCCAGGGGCATGAGCCCCATCTGAGATGGGAGACATGGCAatccttatcttttttttttttttttctttctttttttttttttttctaaagcgGATAAATCAAATATGACGGAAACGGATAcgcccaataaaatcaaaaaataggatacctcgGAGCGCCAAAAGCAACTCCCCATCACCAGTCCACAAGGTGCCTTCAGAATGAGAAGCTGCATACGCAGCCACCAATctccacccaatccgcagcaccATTGCCTTTACGgtaaatatgcttggcctgaaagacCCATCCATCCCTCGCCATAGCCCAAATGTCACGGAGCAAGGGATGGTCACTGCCGCCACCCGTTGGATCCTCCTAGATGCAACTGATGACGGTGGCTGAATCACCCTCTAGGATGATGAACCTAGCCTGTAAGACGCACCGGGCATGGGCGAAGGCCTGCCCAGGCTGCTCTCAGCTCCGCACTCGGAACCGAAGTGTCAAACAACTGACTACTGCCGGCAGCCACAACTCTGGCAACGGGTCccgaataacaaaacccgcGCCTTCCTTCGTGCCACCATCCAGGACAGaaccatcaaagttgacctttaggaaaactcggaggtggggtctcccaggtgaagaacacagTACGGGATATTGTCGAAGCAGAGTGAGAGCTCCAGATGTCCCAAGCTATCAAGATTCCTCCAACAGGAATGGTGTAACACAGCTCTGCCGCCTGAACGCAGGCACTCTCGACCACAAATTACGGCGACATACGTCGTTCGCCGAAAGTGCAAGCATCCTTAGTCAGCCAGATCTGCTAGGCAGTGCAGCTCGCTCGAACAGCCTCCTGACGAAACACCGGAGACTCCGAGCTCTGATGCATGGCCTGTAAGTTCTTATCTTTTGCTTGCAGCCTAATGCTCCTCTGAATGTTTAGAGGAAGAAGGCGACCAGAATTCTTGATAATATTTTAAGATTGCCAAAGAAGTTGATTTTTATCTAAAATTaagataacaaaataaaatatgaaagCATAGGCCAGAAAATTGATGATGGTTCTACCTTACATCCCATAAATAGCTCAAACTAGTTACGGAGACAGATTTCCAATCGTACGGCACCCATGAATGGCACAACCGCTAGTCCATCACTCATGAATACCCCCATGCAAACAAATCATAGCAACCTTTCACCACATCAGTTTGAGAACTAGCTAGTTTAATAACTTATTTTAAGATTCATATTCAAATATTAATCTCAAACTAGACGATTCTTGCTGCATGAGAAGGCATCTTGAATAAGTAAGAAGATGGTCGCACACGTACAGAAGGGAGCCACAGCTTTAATGCTTTATGGGATTAGATGGAATACATGAAAAGAGATGAATATTGAGCTGCCACCCCATTATTAGTAGGCTAGAGAATttttttgcatgcatgcatacatggtGGGCACAGCCAAGCGTCTCTGAGAATTCACGATGCTTGGAAGCTCAGACCGGATCCAGCCATCTTCTCTTGGACAATTCGGTCCAACTTCTCCCCCATTTCACGACTCATATGATTTGCCCAATCTCCACCTTGCCTTTTCTGAAAAAACGACTCACGCGGCAGAGTTAACCCCCCTAATTCGTATGCACCTTTTTTATTCACCTCCATACTGCTGAGCTTCTCAAAACGGCACAGTTGTACAATCTCCTCCACCCACCccatccttctcctcttcctccgagAAGGGACGCCCCACGAATTCCGCTAGCCTTCTCACGTTCCCCACCGGCTCGGCCATCATCTCCTCGGTACTTCAAGAACAGCACCTTCTCAGACCTCCTCAGGCTCTCCCTCCAGTACTCGAGGATATGATCCCAGATCGGCCCGGACAACGAGACCCCGTCGCAAAACAACTCGAAGGCTTCGCTCAGACCCATGTCGGGCCTGTCCTTACGCGCGAAGTGCCACAGCGAGACCACCCACATCCTTGGGGTCTCGACATAGATAAACTAGCCGGCAACCGCAGTCCGCCACAGAGGTCGGCAATATGGAGTAAGGCAAGTGCGTGGCGAGGAGCCTCGGCGGAGGGATCGCCTCCAGGTCGGAGATTTGATCGCGAAAGAGGATCTCTAAGAAGGGTACACACTCGTGGGGGTTGCGGGGTGAGCAGAGGGTGTTGAGCGAAGGTGTACTTGGTGCGGTTCATGATAGCGAACAGGAGTGCTTTAAGCCAGGTGGTGCCGGATTTGGGCGGGGTGACGAGGATGAGGTCGGAGGGACGAGGCTTGAAATGATCTTGGAGGGCCATCACGCGTGGAAGCGAACTTTCAGGGACCCAAAACCCTTTGTACATTCCGAGCGGACGTAGAAATCCTCTTTGCTTTGGTAAAGAGGATAGGCGATCGCTGTGCTCCTTGGTGGAGACTTCGCCTCTCTCCTCTTGAGGATTCTCTTGAGGATTGGAAGGAAGAGAAAAATCCATTGGACTCAAACTTGATAATCCTTGCAGTCTAAGAAAGCCTTTATATAAGAAGCTGGTTGCTACCTAATtacattggaaaaaaaaatatagctaATAAGTGGATGTTCGTGTATCCACTATTTTGTGAAAGATAGGTAATCATTTAATCGTGGTAATAATATGTTTTGTGAACAGAATTTTTACCATTCCGTTCTCTGAAGATGTAATTTTTTTTCGAATAATGAAAAACTTAGTGTTAGAAGCTTCAAAACAACCACAATCTTCAtaaaagttaattattttgatgaatattttttttaaaaaaaataactctTGATGGCATCACAACTATTAAGTTATCAATAGATTAGCTCGCacctttaattttaaaaaaactatttttatttaCTAATTAAAAAATTGCATTATTGTACCATACAAAGTTATAGttcttctaaaaaataaatatttgaaatGCACAATGACGAAAAGTGATGAAAAGAGTTGTTCGTGAGGAGGTTGGATAGCGTGGTCATGACTATACATAAttgtcaaaaaatatatttcaattcGAATCAAAtccaatttttgtttatttttcatcAATTAGTTTGAATCTCATAGTGCCTCTTCATTCTGATGGATCTcatcaaagagagagagagagagagagatgaggggAGGTAGATCGCGAGGACTCACTCTGGTGTCCAACTTATCATATTTTAACCATatctttttgtcttttttttttaaccacaaAGTACAATTATGGATACTTCACGTTGCCAAGTACTTGTCAAGGTTTGATATTCATTCATGAAAGAAGCCAAGAACATCAACATTTTCAAAAGTGTGGCATCTATTCATGACCAACCTGGAGATTGCGGACATGTCGTTACTACTAGGCCAGGCTGAAATCAACATTTGGTTGCACCTTATCCCTAATTTTCTGCCTGAAATTGGTTGAGTACTTATCCAATTCCCAAGTGGAGCGGGATTAAAGCCATCTAGGCCTATCCAGCTTGGCTTATTTAGTAAAGTAGATATCTGAGAATTTTTCCGAATCCTATAGTCCCACTTAAAAAGTATGACCCGACAGGTTGACAGATGGTATTCAGATATTAGGCAGAGCCAAGATCTTTAAAACTTTGGAATATGGACTTCGGGCCTAAACTTTATTTATTTGTAATCAAACTTTGGGCCAGGTctatatataaaatttgaaatttctgTAACCAAACTTGGCCCACGATTAGCTTTAGTCTGGAGTAACCTTTCCGAGAGTTAACTTCCATAGCTTGGGTCAGCCATGAGGTGGCGGGAGCCACATACATTATTAGGGATTCTTATGGGTCCTTAATATATGCAGGGgggagctatatatatatatatatatatatatattcttcctATAGCAATTTGGGggctgaagaaaaattgattgtGAATATTGGTCTTACTTAAATAGACTACATAATCTATAATTCTACAAAAATTTCGGTCCAATTCAACTAGATTTTTCAAACAATTCTTAGTATACATGATTACTGGCGAGAGCGCAACTTACTATGACTTATGGgattggtcttgtaattgtggGGGGCTACGCCAGGGAAGCATCAAGTGTAATTGGGCCATTCCGGTTAGAACCTTGTCAACTCGATCTGAAGTATGTTCCATTACGGTATGGCAAATATTGCATCCCCTCGTGAaagattttaaaattcaaactcTCTTGGAAATCTTAAGATATTACCAAGaaaaggataaggataaggGTTGCCAAGAAAGTTGAATTTTATCTAAAATTAAGATAAAGAGTaacgaaataaaaaataaaacaaaggcAAGAAAATTGATGATGGTTCTACTTTACATCCGTTCCAAGCATAGCTCAAACTAGTTACCCACCAGACAGATTTCCAATCATACTGCACCAATGAATGGCCACAACCTCCTGTACGTCCGTCACTCATGCCTACCCCCAACAAATCATTGCAACCATTCACCACATCAGTTTGAGAACTAGCTAGTTTAATAACTTATTTTAAgattcatatttaaatattaatctCAAACTAGACGATCCTTGCTGCATGAAAGGCATCTTGAATAAGTAAGAAGATGGCTGCACACGTACAGAAGGGAAGCACAGCTTGCTTTAGATGGGATACATGAAACAGAGATAAATATTGAGCTGCCACCCCATCATCAGCGGGCTGGAGAATttttttgcatgcatgcatagtGGGCACAGCTAAGCGTCTCTGAGAATTCACGATGCTCGGAAGCTCAGACCGGATCCAGCCAGCTTCTCTTGGACAATTCGGTCCAACTTCTCCCCCATTTCACGACTCAAATGATTTGTCCAATCTCCAACCTGGCCGTTTTCTGAAAAACGACTCATGCGGCAGAGTTATCTCCCCTGCTTCGTATATGCCTTTTTTATTCACCTCCGAACTGCTGAGCTTCTCAAAACGGCACAGTTGTACAATCTCCTCCGCCACCccatccttctcctcctcctccgagaAGGGACGCCCCACGAATTCCGCAAGCCTTCTCACGTTCCCCACCGGCTCGGCCATCATCTCCTCGTACTTCAAGAACAGCACCTTCTCGGACCTCCTCAGGCTCTCCCTCCAGTACTCGAGGATATGATCCCAGATCGGCCCGGACAACGAGACCCCCTCGCAAAACGACTCGAAGGCTTCGCTCAGACGCATGTCGGGCCTGTCCTTACGCGCGAAGTGCCACAGCGAGACCACCACATCCTTGGGGTCTCGACATAGATAAACTAGCCGGCAACCGCAGTCAGCCACAGAGGACGCCAATATGGAGTAAGGCAAGTGCGGTGGCGAGGAAGCCTCGGCGGAGGGATCGCCTCCAGATCGGAGAATCGATTGCGAAAGGGGATCTCTAAGAAGGGCACACACTCATGGGGGTTGCGGGTGAGGAGAGGGTGTTGAGCCAAAGGTGTAGTTGGTGCGGTTCATGATAGCGAACAAGAGGGCTTTAAGCCAGTGGTGCCGGATTTGGGCTGGGTGACGAGGATGAGGTCGGAGGGACGAGGCTTGAAGTGATCTTGGAGGGCCAACACGCGGGGGAAGCAAACTTTCAGTGACCCAAAACcctttgtacattctgatgggACGTAGAAATCCTCTTTGCCTTGGCAGCGAGGATAGGTGATCGTTGTGCTCCTTGGTGGAGACTTCGCCTCTCCCCTCTTGAGGATTCCCTTGAGGATTGGAAGGAAGAGAAAAATCCATTAGACTCTGGGGCTGTTGGTTTTCCTGGTCGAGACACTGGATCGCCCTCTCTGCAGCTACAATGCCAGCGATACGGCTCTATATATGAAGTTAAAGAATGGGACAGA
This is a stretch of genomic DNA from Phoenix dactylifera cultivar Barhee BC4 chromosome 9, palm_55x_up_171113_PBpolish2nd_filt_p, whole genome shotgun sequence. It encodes these proteins:
- the LOC120112005 gene encoding flavonol 3-sulfotransferase-like gives rise to the protein MRLSEAFESFCEGVSLSGPIWDHILEYWRESLRRSEKVLFLKYEEMMAEPVGNVRRLAEFVGRPFSEEEEKDGVAEEIVQLCRFEKLSSSEVNKKGIYEAGEITLPHESFFRKRPGWRLDKSFES